From Proteiniborus sp. MB09-C3, the proteins below share one genomic window:
- a CDS encoding ATPase, T2SS/T4P/T4SS family: MNKNFKLGDLLVLANKISNSQLEQALQLQRKTKTKRIGEILVELGFVKEEDILEVLETQLQIPSIDLASYRISPKATSLISENIARRYSLIPIDKIDNKLVVAMSDPFNIFAIDDIKLLTGMDIEVVISLKSVILRAIDKFYREENTKKVLEEFEEAYTSSSIEDLDEEDLSDVNSAPVVKLVNSIVGQAIKMRASDIHIEPFENNVRVRYRIDGDLQEIMRFSIKSHMAIVTRVKIMGKMDIAERRIPQDGRVETELEDKEIDMRISTLPTVYGEKIVIRLLDRDGFSFSKEDLGFEDRELGVFNKILRQPYGIILVTGPTGSGKSTTLYTILKDLNDEEKNIITVEDPVEYKLEGINQVQVNNKSGLTFAKGLRSILRQDPDIIMVGEIRDSETAEIAVRASITGHLVLSTLHTNDTASTIVRLIDMGIEPYLVSTSVIGIISQRLVKKLCPSCKTPYKASSQEKKILGLELEEDVTLYKQTGCNKCIKGYRGRVSIGEIMYIDRDIRRLIDNRATTDELKEASIKNGMTTLYDNVVNLALKGITSIEEVFRIGYTID, from the coding sequence ATGAATAAAAATTTTAAGCTAGGTGACTTATTAGTTTTAGCAAATAAAATAAGTAATAGCCAACTGGAACAAGCGTTACAATTGCAGAGAAAGACTAAGACTAAGCGAATAGGTGAAATTTTAGTAGAACTTGGCTTTGTGAAAGAAGAGGACATATTAGAAGTTTTAGAAACTCAGCTTCAAATACCTTCTATAGATTTAGCCTCTTATAGAATCAGCCCAAAGGCTACTTCTTTAATTTCTGAAAATATTGCTAGAAGGTATAGCCTAATACCGATTGACAAAATTGACAACAAGCTTGTAGTTGCTATGAGTGACCCCTTTAATATCTTTGCAATTGACGATATTAAACTTCTTACAGGTATGGATATTGAAGTCGTTATTTCATTAAAATCTGTAATACTGAGAGCTATAGATAAGTTTTATAGAGAAGAGAATACAAAAAAAGTTTTAGAAGAGTTTGAAGAAGCCTACACATCTAGTAGTATTGAAGATCTAGATGAGGAAGACTTATCCGATGTTAATAGTGCTCCAGTAGTAAAATTAGTTAACTCTATTGTTGGACAAGCTATTAAAATGAGAGCAAGTGATATACATATTGAACCCTTTGAAAACAATGTACGAGTAAGATACAGAATAGATGGAGATTTGCAAGAGATAATGAGATTTTCCATCAAAAGCCACATGGCAATAGTTACCAGAGTAAAGATAATGGGTAAAATGGATATTGCAGAAAGAAGAATACCACAAGATGGCAGAGTTGAAACTGAACTAGAGGATAAAGAAATAGATATGAGAATATCTACATTGCCGACCGTATATGGTGAGAAAATAGTAATTAGATTATTAGATAGAGATGGATTTAGTTTTTCAAAAGAGGATTTAGGATTTGAAGATAGGGAGTTAGGGGTATTTAACAAGATATTAAGGCAGCCCTATGGGATAATATTAGTGACCGGACCTACTGGAAGTGGAAAGAGTACAACCTTATATACAATTTTAAAAGATTTAAATGATGAGGAGAAAAACATAATAACTGTTGAGGATCCTGTTGAGTACAAGCTTGAAGGCATCAATCAAGTACAGGTAAATAATAAGTCAGGTTTAACTTTTGCAAAAGGTTTAAGGTCTATTTTAAGGCAAGACCCTGACATAATAATGGTCGGAGAAATAAGAGATTCAGAGACAGCAGAGATTGCAGTAAGGGCATCAATTACAGGCCATCTTGTTTTATCTACACTTCATACCAATGATACTGCTTCCACTATAGTGAGACTTATTGATATGGGAATTGAGCCATATTTAGTATCTACCTCTGTTATAGGTATTATATCTCAAAGATTAGTAAAGAAATTATGCCCTAGCTGCAAAACACCTTATAAAGCCAGTTCTCAAGAAAAAAAGATTTTGGGACTTGAATTAGAAGAAGATGTAACTCTTTACAAACAAACTGGATGTAATAAATGCATTAAAGGCTATAGAGGCAGAGTTTCTATAGGCGAGATAATGTATATAGATAGGGATATAAGAAGGCTAATAGATAATAGAGCTACTACTGATGAACTTAAAGAAGCTTCTATAAAGAATGGTATGACAACTCTTTATGATAATGTAGTTAATTTAGCATTAAAGGGAATAACTTCAATAGAAGAGGTATTCAGAATTGGATATACCATAGATTAG
- the aroE gene encoding shikimate dehydrogenase, whose amino-acid sequence MNIDSDTKLYCLIGNPISKSLSPMIHNLIFQLNSMNAKYLAFNIDNAEYLEKAVDGIRALGIGGFNITIPYKIEIMKYIDEIDEKAKILGAINTVLNINGKLRGFNTDGDGFVKSLRDREIDIKDKKVALIGAGGAAHSIAVSLAFEGIKELVIINRTTQNAYKLKKLVEDVFPNIHINCYEIGRETSIPKDIDILINTTPIGMYPDADSVPISPRLFSTSTIFYDIIYKPQKTKWILEAEKLGCKTFGGLDMLINQAIYSQKIWNKSLMNDSIDWNYIKGEVLKNIINSLQI is encoded by the coding sequence ATGAATATTGATTCAGATACTAAGCTTTATTGTCTAATAGGTAATCCTATTTCTAAAAGTCTATCGCCAATGATTCACAATTTGATTTTTCAACTTAATTCGATGAATGCAAAATATTTAGCATTTAATATAGATAATGCTGAGTATCTAGAAAAAGCTGTAGATGGCATTAGGGCATTAGGAATAGGAGGTTTCAATATAACAATTCCATACAAGATTGAAATAATGAAATATATTGACGAAATTGATGAAAAAGCCAAAATATTAGGAGCAATAAATACCGTATTAAATATAAATGGGAAGCTTCGAGGCTTTAATACTGATGGAGATGGATTTGTTAAATCGTTAAGAGATAGAGAAATAGATATTAAAGATAAAAAAGTAGCTTTAATTGGAGCAGGAGGAGCTGCACATTCAATAGCAGTGTCTTTAGCCTTCGAAGGCATAAAGGAATTGGTGATAATTAATAGAACCACCCAGAATGCGTACAAGCTTAAAAAATTAGTTGAAGACGTATTTCCTAATATACATATAAATTGTTATGAAATAGGCAGAGAAACATCTATCCCAAAAGATATAGATATACTGATCAATACTACTCCTATAGGTATGTATCCGGATGCTGACAGCGTTCCTATTTCGCCAAGATTATTTTCTACAAGCACCATATTTTATGACATTATTTACAAGCCCCAAAAGACTAAATGGATTTTAGAAGCCGAAAAGTTAGGATGCAAAACCTTTGGAGGGCTAGATATGCTAATTAATCAAGCCATATATTCTCAAAAGATCTGGAATAAAAGCTTAATGAACGATAGTATAGATTGGAATTATATTAAAGGAGAGGTGCTCAAGAATATTATCAATAGTCTCCAAATATGA
- a CDS encoding A24 family peptidase, with translation MYILTFIFGTLIGSFLNVCIYRIPREESIAYPSSHCPKCSTPLKWDNLIPVLSFLLQKGKCRYCGESISPQYPIVELLNGILYAIFFHFYGLLIDFFFYSSIVSILIVISLIDYYHQIIPDSLVIIIFIITIIHKLTLFILYKTPFNLMNSILALLLGGGLFLVIAIVSKGGMGGGDIKLISVLGFMLGIKKLLLNILLSFIIGAVFSVFLLLLNKKGKKDAIPFGPFINIAFIVTLFFGDRIINWYVLRFLV, from the coding sequence ATGTACATACTAACATTCATATTCGGAACTTTAATAGGTTCTTTTCTAAATGTATGCATATACAGAATACCTAGAGAAGAGTCTATAGCTTATCCTTCTTCCCATTGTCCTAAATGCAGCACTCCTTTAAAATGGGACAACCTTATTCCTGTACTTAGCTTTCTATTGCAAAAAGGCAAATGTAGATATTGTGGGGAGTCCATTTCCCCACAGTATCCCATTGTTGAACTATTGAATGGTATTTTATATGCTATATTTTTTCATTTTTATGGATTATTAATTGATTTCTTTTTTTATAGCTCTATTGTGAGCATTTTAATTGTCATTAGCTTAATAGACTACTATCATCAAATAATACCGGATTCTTTAGTAATTATTATTTTCATAATAACTATTATTCATAAGCTCACATTATTTATATTGTATAAAACACCATTTAATCTAATGAATAGCATATTAGCTCTATTATTAGGAGGAGGATTATTTCTAGTTATTGCTATAGTCTCAAAAGGTGGCATGGGAGGAGGAGACATAAAGCTTATTAGTGTATTAGGCTTTATGCTTGGAATAAAGAAGCTTCTTTTGAACATATTATTATCCTTTATAATTGGAGCCGTTTTTTCAGTATTCTTATTACTCCTAAATAAAAAAGGGAAAAAAGATGCTATACCTTTTGGACCTTTTATCAATATTGCATTTATTGTTACTCTATTTTTCGGAGACAGAATTATTAATTGGTATGTTCTAAGGTTTTTAGTCTAG
- a CDS encoding type II secretion system protein, with amino-acid sequence MFEFILKQLKQLKQNKKGFTLVELVVVIAILGILAAIAVPKLTTSRKAAADTAHQANIKVLTSAATMYIADEGVPTEADVVWTEANKDDDNGWGNYLQEWPKAPTGISNAEVNGKDYKVTISTGGDITVSNE; translated from the coding sequence ATGTTCGAATTTATTTTAAAGCAGTTAAAGCAGTTAAAGCAAAATAAAAAAGGATTTACTTTAGTGGAGTTAGTTGTTGTTATAGCTATACTGGGTATATTGGCAGCTATTGCGGTACCTAAGCTAACTACATCAAGAAAAGCAGCAGCAGATACTGCACATCAGGCTAATATTAAAGTACTTACAAGTGCAGCAACAATGTATATAGCAGATGAAGGAGTCCCAACTGAGGCTGATGTAGTATGGACAGAAGCAAATAAAGACGATGATAATGGTTGGGGAAATTATCTTCAGGAATGGCCTAAAGCACCTACTGGAATCTCTAACGCAGAAGTTAATGGAAAAGATTATAAAGTAACGATTTCTACTGGCGGAGATATAACAGTATCAAATGAGTAG
- a CDS encoding type IV pilus twitching motility protein PilT, with protein sequence MKLDFLDLIEDGIKKNASDIHITVGIPITYRIDGKLVKMGEEVLKPAATEEIARKILNERQINELFEKGELDTSYSSPGIGRFRINIYKQRGSYALAIRIIPPTIPTMEELGLPNIIKDLSKLPRGLILVTGPTGSGKSTTLASMIDSINSERNCHILTLEDPIEYLHRHNKSIVNQREIGNDSLSFANSLRSALRQDPDVILVGEMRDLETISIALTAAETGHLVLSTLHTLGAAKTIDRIIDVFPPYQQQQIRIQFSSVIQGIVSQQLLPRLDGKGRVAAFEVMIVTSAIRNLIREEKSHQIDTAIQTGAKFGMQTMDNSLLSLYKRGLISGETALNQSVNTDIIRNYVL encoded by the coding sequence ATGAAGTTGGATTTTTTAGATTTGATTGAAGATGGAATTAAAAAAAATGCTTCAGATATACATATTACAGTAGGCATACCTATAACATACAGAATAGATGGTAAGCTTGTAAAGATGGGCGAAGAGGTTTTAAAGCCTGCTGCTACCGAGGAAATTGCTCGAAAAATATTGAATGAAAGACAAATAAATGAATTGTTTGAAAAGGGAGAATTGGATACATCATATTCTAGTCCTGGAATAGGAAGATTCAGAATCAATATCTACAAGCAAAGAGGAAGCTATGCATTGGCAATTAGGATTATTCCTCCAACTATACCTACTATGGAAGAGCTTGGATTGCCGAATATTATTAAGGACTTATCAAAGCTTCCAAGGGGACTAATACTAGTAACTGGGCCTACTGGCAGTGGAAAATCTACTACGCTGGCTTCAATGATAGATTCTATAAATAGTGAGAGAAACTGTCACATATTAACTTTAGAGGATCCGATAGAGTATCTGCACAGACATAATAAAAGCATAGTTAATCAAAGGGAAATTGGCAATGATTCCTTGAGTTTTGCAAATTCTCTTAGGTCTGCCCTAAGACAGGATCCTGATGTGATCCTTGTAGGAGAAATGAGAGATTTGGAGACTATAAGTATTGCATTAACAGCTGCTGAAACAGGGCATCTTGTTTTATCTACCTTACATACATTAGGAGCTGCAAAGACCATAGATAGGATAATAGATGTATTTCCTCCTTATCAGCAGCAGCAAATTAGAATTCAATTTTCTTCGGTTATTCAGGGAATTGTATCTCAACAGCTTTTACCTAGATTAGATGGAAAAGGCAGAGTAGCTGCATTTGAAGTCATGATTGTTACTTCTGCAATTAGAAATTTAATAAGAGAAGAAAAATCTCATCAAATTGATACAGCAATCCAAACCGGTGCCAAGTTTGGTATGCAGACAATGGATAATTCACTATTATCTTTATACAAAAGAGGCTTGATAAGTGGGGAAACGGCACTGAATCAGTCTGTAAATACTGATATTATCAGAAACTATGTATTATAA
- a CDS encoding type II secretion system protein, with protein MRKNKTKGFTLIEVIFSIVLLGIISVFIIPMSIYSVKYAKWNNIRLNALNLAYTQVEWLKTLDYDDLGLDISGYSPRGIVKDDYYMNDNDSVTIKGVKYHVTTGVYWEGSESSTGEPVPQATKKVDVVVEAKDVFTGEIKEYSVLGTLISREGERIPTLPGQVKVSATLRGANEGVKNVMIGLGQSTLYSTFANTDGGGIALIGNLMNGAYKVQPIKWSYFEIMVMPNGVNAASSDWKLDKEVIVPKWDKNNKPKYPEINFYIDLPGYIALPVDNKYPKAAKVEIKPTGESYIPSEGESEEHMLLEVSIEELISIKFWRLWNYEYTIENGEDRYFFTRSETGYLWDGKFDIDDLNKATTEKLDIVFALDENSVYKKTNNKLTEIIINFTSQVNNIELMEFTLNDELIDKSYYTITQIISGKNNAFKITLDGSKNFTEDIINFEIINPDCLINSYGMRLSKDLNKCTLTPNN; from the coding sequence TTGAGAAAAAATAAAACAAAAGGATTTACTTTAATAGAAGTGATTTTTTCTATAGTATTGCTGGGTATTATCAGTGTATTTATAATACCAATGTCTATTTATTCAGTAAAGTATGCAAAGTGGAATAATATAAGACTTAATGCTTTAAATTTAGCATACACACAAGTAGAATGGCTAAAAACATTGGACTATGACGACTTAGGTTTAGATATTTCTGGATATTCGCCAAGGGGAATTGTCAAAGATGATTATTATATGAATGATAATGATTCTGTAACAATAAAGGGAGTTAAATATCACGTAACTACAGGAGTATATTGGGAAGGCTCTGAGTCAAGCACAGGTGAACCAGTACCTCAGGCTACAAAAAAGGTTGATGTTGTTGTAGAAGCAAAGGATGTTTTTACTGGGGAAATTAAGGAGTATTCTGTACTGGGTACATTAATATCTAGAGAAGGTGAAAGGATACCAACTCTCCCAGGTCAGGTAAAAGTATCTGCAACTTTAAGAGGGGCTAATGAAGGAGTTAAAAATGTTATGATTGGCTTAGGACAGTCAACTTTATATTCAACCTTTGCTAATACAGATGGAGGCGGTATAGCTTTAATAGGAAATCTAATGAATGGAGCGTATAAAGTACAACCTATTAAATGGAGCTATTTTGAAATAATGGTTATGCCAAATGGGGTTAATGCTGCAAGCTCTGATTGGAAATTAGATAAAGAAGTGATTGTTCCAAAATGGGATAAAAATAATAAGCCTAAATATCCAGAAATAAACTTTTATATTGACCTTCCAGGATATATTGCATTACCTGTAGATAATAAGTATCCCAAAGCTGCAAAGGTAGAAATTAAGCCTACTGGTGAATCATACATTCCATCAGAGGGAGAAAGTGAAGAACATATGCTGCTGGAAGTTAGTATTGAAGAACTGATTAGCATAAAATTTTGGAGGCTATGGAATTACGAATATACAATAGAAAACGGAGAAGATAGATATTTTTTTACCAGGAGTGAAACAGGTTATTTATGGGATGGCAAATTTGACATAGACGATCTCAATAAAGCAACAACTGAAAAATTGGATATAGTATTTGCTTTAGATGAAAATAGCGTGTACAAAAAAACAAACAATAAATTGACAGAAATTATTATTAATTTCACATCTCAGGTTAATAATATAGAGCTTATGGAGTTTACATTAAATGATGAGTTAATTGATAAAAGCTATTATACGATTACACAAATTATATCTGGAAAAAATAATGCATTTAAAATTACACTTGATGGTAGTAAGAATTTTACCGAAGATATTATAAATTTTGAAATCATCAATCCAGACTGTTTGATCAATAGCTATGGAATGAGATTATCAAAGGATTTAAACAAATGTACCTTAACCCCAAATAATTAG
- a CDS encoding prepilin-type N-terminal cleavage/methylation domain-containing protein — protein sequence MLIRTNPIRNQKGITLIELLIVVPLVAIIIMISYNLFFLSTKSFNYVKDTFNSSEDIRVFINNIQKEASQAKKAVEDNTVLFKPANSNNNVLYIYTDIDNDDIPELVRYRLEGNEMKRDIKKAANSKYPFKFTNPFTSEKVVLSNITNDGIFGEISYINTSQQSFGDRDNRRKVKVNIEIYTGKNSTPIIIDMYLVTKSRTEFE from the coding sequence ATGCTTATTAGAACAAATCCTATAAGAAATCAAAAAGGAATAACATTAATTGAACTATTAATAGTTGTACCACTTGTAGCTATTATTATAATGATTTCATATAATCTATTCTTTTTGTCTACAAAAAGCTTTAACTATGTTAAAGATACTTTTAACTCCAGTGAGGATATAAGAGTATTTATAAATAATATACAGAAGGAAGCAAGTCAAGCTAAAAAAGCTGTTGAAGATAATACTGTACTTTTTAAGCCAGCTAATTCCAATAATAATGTTCTGTACATATATACTGATATAGACAATGATGATATTCCAGAGCTAGTAAGATATAGACTTGAAGGAAATGAAATGAAAAGAGATATAAAAAAAGCTGCTAATAGTAAATATCCATTTAAATTTACCAACCCATTTACTAGTGAGAAGGTAGTGTTATCAAATATTACAAATGATGGCATATTTGGTGAGATATCATATATTAATACTTCACAGCAGAGCTTTGGAGATAGGGATAATAGAAGAAAGGTAAAGGTGAACATAGAAATATATACTGGCAAAAATAGTACACCGATTATTATAGACATGTATTTAGTAACCAAAAGCAGGACTGAATTTGAGTAA
- a CDS encoding PilN domain-containing protein, translated as MSDLNFFESYNKKKDKNLNKDFILYGLAALVVLGMIVYAFLNFIKINRLTDETALLKQQLEIKKSNSKINEILEKEKEIVEFREKFNQLKQLDDFINYQDIINENLLDAITVRIPEAVFLNSMIFNTNLISIEGTAKDKESISDFEHKLGEIDHFDEIFIPAISFENDYYTFTINIKPKEVEEVGSQDSN; from the coding sequence TTGAGTGATTTAAACTTTTTTGAATCTTATAACAAGAAGAAAGATAAAAATTTAAACAAAGATTTCATACTATATGGGTTAGCTGCACTTGTTGTATTGGGCATGATTGTTTATGCTTTTTTAAATTTTATTAAAATAAATAGACTTACTGATGAAACTGCCTTATTAAAACAGCAATTGGAAATTAAAAAGTCTAATAGCAAAATAAATGAGATTTTAGAAAAGGAAAAAGAGATTGTGGAGTTTAGAGAGAAATTTAACCAGCTAAAGCAATTAGATGATTTTATTAATTATCAAGACATAATAAATGAAAATTTATTGGATGCCATAACTGTTAGAATACCAGAAGCTGTTTTTTTGAACTCTATGATTTTTAATACTAATCTAATATCCATAGAAGGGACAGCAAAAGACAAAGAATCTATTTCTGACTTTGAACATAAATTAGGTGAAATAGATCATTTTGATGAGATTTTTATACCAGCCATTTCCTTTGAAAATGATTATTATACTTTTACTATTAACATAAAGCCTAAGGAGGTGGAGGAAGTTGGAAGCCAAGATAGCAACTAA
- a CDS encoding type II secretion system F family protein — MQFMYRAVTDSGQIIEGIYEANSEQEVLSMLRNNEYMPISIEHKEEEKPVSSYFSKKVTKKDIAVYCRQFYTMLNAGVSIIKCLDILEVQTENKAMRNATRAVFDDVQKGMTLSESMRKYEKVFPSLLVNMVEAGEVSGNLDVIMERMAIHYEKENKIENKVKGAMIYPIVLGVVSIAVVIFLLVAVMPTFIGMFESSGIELPAPTKLLLSISDSLKNQWYIYLASILILALIIGYFGKQESGRLFIDGLKLRIPIFKDTSIKIATSRFTRTLSTLLSSGIPLLQALDVVSKIVNNRFLSLRLENAKEEVRKGIPLSRTIKEVRVFPPMVDSMIKIGEESGSLDEILNKSADFYDEEVEVAIQKMTEMLQPLLVVFMALVVGFIVIAMALPMFDMVNTVQM; from the coding sequence ATGCAGTTTATGTATAGAGCAGTTACAGATAGCGGACAAATTATAGAAGGAATCTATGAGGCTAACAGTGAACAAGAAGTACTATCGATGCTAAGAAATAACGAATACATGCCTATATCAATAGAGCATAAAGAGGAAGAAAAACCAGTATCGTCTTATTTTTCGAAAAAGGTTACTAAAAAGGATATAGCAGTATATTGCAGGCAGTTCTACACAATGCTAAATGCAGGTGTCAGCATAATTAAATGTCTAGATATATTGGAAGTCCAGACTGAAAATAAAGCAATGAGAAATGCAACAAGAGCTGTTTTTGATGATGTACAAAAAGGAATGACTTTATCTGAATCAATGAGAAAATACGAAAAGGTTTTTCCTAGCTTGCTAGTAAACATGGTTGAGGCAGGAGAAGTAAGTGGTAACCTTGATGTAATAATGGAACGAATGGCAATACATTATGAAAAAGAGAATAAAATCGAAAATAAAGTAAAAGGAGCAATGATTTACCCCATTGTTCTAGGAGTTGTTTCAATAGCAGTAGTGATTTTCTTGTTAGTGGCTGTCATGCCTACTTTTATTGGAATGTTTGAAAGCAGTGGAATAGAATTGCCAGCTCCAACTAAATTGCTTTTAAGCATCAGTGATTCTCTCAAAAACCAGTGGTATATATATTTAGCTTCAATACTTATTTTAGCACTTATTATAGGATATTTTGGAAAGCAAGAATCTGGAAGATTATTTATTGATGGGTTAAAGCTTCGAATACCAATTTTTAAGGACACAAGCATAAAGATAGCTACTTCAAGATTTACTAGAACATTGTCTACGCTTCTATCAAGTGGGATACCCTTACTTCAAGCTCTAGATGTAGTATCAAAAATAGTCAACAACAGGTTTTTAAGCCTTAGACTAGAAAATGCAAAGGAAGAAGTAAGGAAAGGAATTCCTCTATCCAGAACAATTAAAGAAGTTAGGGTATTTCCTCCTATGGTGGATTCAATGATAAAAATAGGAGAAGAATCAGGCTCACTAGATGAAATACTAAATAAGAGCGCAGACTTCTATGACGAAGAGGTAGAGGTAGCCATTCAAAAAATGACAGAAATGCTCCAACCTCTTCTAGTAGTATTCATGGCGCTAGTAGTGGGATTTATAGTCATAGCCATGGCACTGCCAATGTTTGACATGGTCAATACTGTACAGATGTAA
- the pilM gene encoding type IV pilus assembly protein PilM, whose protein sequence is MKLTLFNKNIIYIDIGSYEIKIIEAKKNSNNIQVNKAFSILTPEGCYEDGRIKNEKVLMEVIRDEIKKNKVSSKIAYLTIKSTAIITRDIPFPLVEPKEINSMLKFQLSEYLPMDISRYVIQHKIIGKVFDGEKERLNVLIVAVPKDIVEKHYFLLSELNLKPEILDYQSNSISKLIWFIDSINNDLFISDKTIAAIDLGYSSTNISIIKNGKLQTSRAIEIGGEDLDDNILSLFEYDKKELLEKKSNIHDVSIISDSYSDYNRLVNVTKNTIESIIDKLESIIKYYISKEIGNEINMILLYGGLSQIKGVDMLFSNYFNIDAVILNDLDKVNIQANPNKYLNCISAVLRDEEVQ, encoded by the coding sequence TTGAAATTAACATTATTCAACAAGAACATAATATACATAGATATAGGATCCTACGAAATAAAAATAATAGAAGCCAAAAAGAACAGCAATAATATACAAGTCAATAAAGCTTTTTCAATACTAACTCCTGAAGGCTGTTATGAAGATGGTCGTATAAAAAATGAAAAGGTCTTAATGGAAGTTATAAGAGATGAGATTAAAAAAAATAAAGTTTCATCAAAGATTGCTTATTTGACAATCAAGAGTACAGCCATTATTACAAGAGATATCCCATTTCCTTTAGTTGAACCAAAAGAAATAAATAGTATGCTTAAGTTTCAGCTTTCGGAGTATTTGCCTATGGATATTAGCAGATATGTGATTCAGCATAAAATAATAGGTAAAGTTTTTGATGGGGAAAAAGAAAGACTTAATGTGCTAATAGTGGCTGTTCCTAAGGATATTGTAGAAAAACATTATTTTCTGTTGTCAGAGCTTAATTTAAAGCCTGAAATATTGGATTACCAATCTAATTCTATTAGCAAGCTTATTTGGTTTATTGATTCCATTAACAATGATCTGTTCATTTCAGATAAAACTATAGCTGCTATAGACCTAGGTTACAGTAGCACAAATATATCTATAATCAAAAATGGAAAGCTACAGACAAGTAGAGCAATTGAAATAGGTGGAGAAGACTTAGATGACAATATATTAAGTTTATTTGAATATGATAAGAAAGAGCTATTAGAAAAGAAATCTAATATTCATGATGTAAGTATAATTAGTGACAGCTATTCAGACTATAATCGACTTGTTAATGTAACTAAAAATACTATTGAAAGCATAATTGATAAGCTTGAAAGCATAATTAAGTACTATATTAGCAAGGAAATTGGAAATGAAATCAATATGATTCTATTATATGGAGGTCTATCTCAAATAAAAGGAGTGGACATGCTCTTTTCTAATTACTTTAATATTGATGCTGTGATTCTCAATGATTTAGACAAAGTAAATATTCAAGCTAATCCAAATAAATATCTAAACTGTATAAGTGCTGTATTAAGAGATGAAGAGGTGCAATAA